In Lactuca sativa cultivar Salinas chromosome 5, Lsat_Salinas_v11, whole genome shotgun sequence, the DNA window CTATCATTTTCAATTCTATTTATGTTTGTAATCCAACTCTTAAAACATGTTTGTGATGTTAGTATGAAACATGTTTATAATGTCCTGTATAATTCATTACTTTTATAACAATTTAATTGATTAAAATGAAAAGTTGTTAGTCTcctctcacacaacaccaccacaATATTCCGTTGAAATAAAGActgaatcttttttttttttaaatgttcctTTTTAAATCTAAAGCAACGGCGACAACGAACTAGAACAAATTTGCACTTTCCTAAATTTAACAACTCAAGGTCAAGGATGAAGAACAGCTTCAGACATATGGCTGTTGCTAAAAGTGATTTGGGATTCCGGCTTGTTGTTTCGTGTATGTTGCTACTCATTACAGATTGCCAGAGTGCTCAGGAGCATTTCAACAAACATGTTGCGCTCTTCATTTTCGGTGATTCACTTTTCGATTCTGGAAACAACAACTACATAAACACTAATCCCAACTTTCAAGCGAAATTTTGGCCCTATGGCGAATCATACTTCAATCCGCCAACTGGAAGATTCTCTAATGGCCGTCTCATCCCTGATTTTATCGGTGACAATATACATCTCAAACAACCgccattttttttttgttcttttcaaTTTCTTGCTTATCATTCTTGATTTTCCTTCTGTTAACAGCTGAGTTTGCTGGATTGCCTCTCATTCCTGCGTATCTTGACCCCCATTACCATAATAAAGAATTTGGGTATGGAGCAAATTTTGCGTCAGGGGGATCTGGTGTATTAGTCGAGACCAATGGAGGACTCGTATGTGTCCCTTCTTCGTATCCACCACTTGAATTTTCTCATATATCGATTTCATATACTATAAATCAATTTGATGCATGTAGGTAATTGATCTCAAAACACAGCTACAGTATTTCTCGGATTTAGAGAAACGTTTTAGGAAGAATTTAGGTGATGTGAAAGCCAAGCAGCTTTTGTCCAACGCTGTCTACTTGTTTAGCTGCGGAATCAACGACTATGCGAGCCTCCTACGCAACAACCAGAGTAGTCATCATCATCAGCAGTACGTTGAAATGGTGATAGGAAACTTGACCGATGTGTTCAAGGTAAACAGGAATTACATTTCTAATTAATTACCTCCATATTTAaacaattcttttttttttttccttaacTTAAAAAGGAAATCCATGAAAAAGGTGGGAGGAAGATTGGAATCACTACGATCCCGCAATTAGGCTGTTTGCCTATAGCTCGTGCACAACAGCCATGCAATACATGCTACGAAGAATTTAACACCATAGCAAGTCTACACAATCGAGCAGTTTCTAAGAAAATGAAAGAGATGACAAAACAATTTGAAGGATTCATGTTTGCAAACTATGATCACTCAACTGCACTTAGCAAACGGATGAAGAACCCATCAAAATATGGTACTCGTAGTGATTGAGTTTCATTGCTTTGAATTCGTGAAGCATCACAGGAATCATGGTTGGAATTTGATGGATTTGCAGGTTTCAAGGTAGGAGACAGTGGATGTTGTGGTAGTGGTCCTTTACGAGGGCTTTATAGTTGTGGAGGAAAGAGAGGAATACGAAAGTTTGAATTGTGtgataatcctgatgattatCTCTTCTTCGACTCTGCTCATCCTAGTGAAGCCGCATGCCGACAATTCGCAGAGCTGTTTTGGGAAGGAGAGTCCAAAGTCACATCACCTTACAATTTAAAAGCCTTCTTTTAAGTTACTTATTGTTTAAATTTAAGATATAATTCCTATAATTACTTGCTTAAACAATCACTTTAGAATATGTGAACGTACACATTCTAATGATTACAGGTAGTTGGTTGTTTATATGAGAATGACCAATATACCcgatatatacaactatacataCACATGTGAATGATCAACATGTTTGGGTTGAATATTTTTATTGATCCAACACAAGTAAATTATTATCGTATACGGTTAACTTAAAAAGTCTAATGACTTATACATGATAATTATTAACAAGTAAAATTATtttgggagtatatatatgaatgctgATTCTATATGTAGAGAATAAAAGCTTATGATATTTGATATATTTTATATGGATAAGTTGATGATgttaatgatgggttttggtcataagacatcctatgtgctcatacaaaccctaatgcttggatctaggtttctctattgtacatgctttgaatccaagactataaagcctaattctagcatatggaaatcgatattaacatataattaggtttatgatattaccttgattgttatgtagcaataacaatcccaattcctccttgaattgactttggaaggcttagagtcacaagtgtcactcctctaatggttcacaaacaccataagcaaaaggatgaagaggagagaggatggaggctgccaaaaccgtgtgaaaaccctagcaagatgcttgtccacgtttttgaaccttaagggttctatatatagtgagactattagggttatctaacaaggaaaccctaatttggttgcttaagccctaagcaacccatagactcttttaatcaagcccatggacgatttccttatgggtttccccatagaattcgtccacctcttgattcaaggcaatccatggcccaatttgcaattatcttataattacaatttcagtcccttaagtttaattaatctcttttagtcacaaaactaattaccaattaattattgactaatattaattaaacaatatgatttctcctttaatatattattcccataatatattaataaatcatatttaatcatttctctccataattcatcctatcaagttgctttggtgaaggcaac includes these proteins:
- the LOC111887327 gene encoding GDSL lipase; translated protein: MKNSFRHMAVAKSDLGFRLVVSCMLLLITDCQSAQEHFNKHVALFIFGDSLFDSGNNNYINTNPNFQAKFWPYGESYFNPPTGRFSNGRLIPDFIAEFAGLPLIPAYLDPHYHNKEFGYGANFASGGSGVLVETNGGLVIDLKTQLQYFSDLEKRFRKNLGDVKAKQLLSNAVYLFSCGINDYASLLRNNQSSHHHQQYVEMVIGNLTDVFKEIHEKGGRKIGITTIPQLGCLPIARAQQPCNTCYEEFNTIASLHNRAVSKKMKEMTKQFEGFMFANYDHSTALSKRMKNPSKYGFKVGDSGCCGSGPLRGLYSCGGKRGIRKFELCDNPDDYLFFDSAHPSEAACRQFAELFWEGESKVTSPYNLKAFF